Within Myxococcales bacterium, the genomic segment CGAATCCCTCCGAACGCACGGACAATTCTTGAGGTCGGCTGCGGCGATGCCTGTTTGTTACTTGTGGGCTCGCGCGCTAGACCTGGATGCGAATTTTATGGCGTCGATACAGACTCGACGGGTATCGCTTTAGGGCAACAGCGCTTGAACGAGGCGGGGGTCAATGCAGTCATCAAGCAAGGAACTGCTTATAGTTTGCCGTTTGATGCAGAGCACTTCGACGTGGTGTTGTTTGCGGATGTTGTTGAGCACTTGGACGAACCGGCTCGAGCACTCACAGAAATTCATCGAGTACTTAAGGCAGATGGTGTCCTGCTGCTAAGCACACCACATCGTCAACCGGATTTCGTTTGGGATGCGCCATACCATGTGCATGAGTATGACGCGACCGAGTTGAAAAATCTCCTAAGTCTCTTCAAACAGGTTGAGCTCAGCGGATGCTATCCCATGGCGTGGATGCGCTTCTGGCGAAAACACTGGTTTTGCCGTTCTGTGATGCGCAGCTTAGGACGATTTGGATTTCACCCTCTAAAGAAATCCTCTTCGACCGCTGGCGTCGACTATGGCCAAATCATCGCCATCTGCCGCAAATAGTGTCCCGCGTGAAGCCTGGCTAGACGAGGCTTACCAGCTGCCTTCGTTGGAGCCGCCGTCGCGGTCGTAGCCCCCACGGCCGCCTCCGCCACCACCGCCGCCGGGTCCACCGCGACGTGAGCCCTTGCGGCCACCTGCACCGCCACCACCACCGCCGCCACGACGACCGCGATCACCGCCACCGCCGCCACGGCCTCCAAAATCCGGGGGTGGAGCATCGTAGCCACCACCGCCACCTGAACGGAAGCCGCCGCCGCCGGGACCTCGCCGGGGGGCACGCTCCTGGGCTTCGCTGACGGAAATGGTCCTACCGTCGAGTTCTTGGCCGTCCATGCCCTCAATGGCCTTCTGAGCCGATTCGTCTTCAGCAAACGTGACAAACCCAAAACCGCGGGAACGGCCTGAGTGACGATCGGTCACCACGACGGCTTCGTCCACCTCGCCGTACGCCTGAAATGCACCCTTAAGCGCTTCGGAATCGGTACCCCACGCTAGGCTCCCAAGTACTCGCGCCAGGCATCCAGGACGTGCGGATTCTCGGCAAAAAGATCCCAATAGACAGGCGAATTGATGTGAGGGATATGATGGCTCTTTTTTAACATAGCGTAAGACATAAGGTGCACATCTGCCCAGCCCAACAAGCGTTCGCGAACGGCGTATTGCACCACCTCTTGCAGGCTTCTGGGGGCGCCAAATTCGCGCATGGCTAAGTTGTCCAAGTAAACAGCTATGACATTCGCGGAATCTTCGCGTAGCAATCGCGCCCAGCGAGGAACTCGAGCGGGTTCAGGTGCGGTCATGAGCTCAGTGAGTTCCTGTCGAATAGCCTCGCTGAAGCTAGGCTTATCAACTTTGTTGAGGTATTCGAGTATACCGTCCTACTGAGCCTTACCCCTAAAGGCGGACCACAAAAG encodes:
- a CDS encoding RNA-binding protein, producing the protein MARVLGSLAWGTDSEALKGAFQAYGEVDEAVVVTDRHSGRSRGFGFVTFAEDESAQKAIEGMDGQELDGRTISVSEAQERAPRRGPGGGGFRSGGGGGYDAPPPDFGGRGGGGGDRGRRGGGGGGGAGGRKGSRRGGPGGGGGGGGRGGYDRDGGSNEGSW
- a CDS encoding class I SAM-dependent methyltransferase, with protein sequence MTEFEKYARDGAYHWAQIDKRWLNRHYNPPLEARYEALVNRIPPNARTILEVGCGDACLLLVGSRARPGCEFYGVDTDSTGIALGQQRLNEAGVNAVIKQGTAYSLPFDAEHFDVVLFADVVEHLDEPARALTEIHRVLKADGVLLLSTPHRQPDFVWDAPYHVHEYDATELKNLLSLFKQVELSGCYPMAWMRFWRKHWFCRSVMRSLGRFGFHPLKKSSSTAGVDYGQIIAICRK